From the Candidatus Pantoea soli genome, one window contains:
- a CDS encoding ABC transporter substrate-binding protein, with the protein MKLAQGITLFALALSAHTAFAAEPAVPTDSTLHVSADPALKSLVPAQIVQRGYLVAGTNPNTPPTTFYKEDNKTLAGREIDIMNAVGERLGIQVQWRDTGGFDNIIPGLKTGRYDVALSNINATSARAKIIDFVSYYDASRLGIISRKDAGLAPFTTLDAICGKTAGAGAGTTQVTRLEEASKACESAGKKPINVAVFPDRPAGVQAVVSGRVPMFLGPYEGLLWQAKVIKPLTLSGEISVKDAPVSVAFPKDSALEPAVQAALNSLIKDGSYQKILANWGIGFGAVSAAKRNQEIFQ; encoded by the coding sequence TGGCACTCAGTGCTCACACCGCATTTGCCGCTGAACCCGCCGTGCCGACAGACAGCACGCTGCATGTCAGCGCAGACCCGGCGCTGAAAAGCCTGGTGCCGGCGCAGATAGTGCAGCGCGGCTACCTGGTGGCAGGTACCAACCCGAACACGCCGCCCACCACGTTTTACAAAGAGGACAACAAAACGCTGGCCGGACGTGAAATCGATATCATGAACGCGGTGGGCGAACGGCTGGGTATCCAGGTGCAGTGGCGGGATACCGGCGGCTTCGACAACATCATCCCCGGCCTGAAAACCGGCCGCTATGATGTGGCACTCTCCAACATCAATGCGACGTCCGCCCGGGCGAAAATTATCGATTTTGTCAGCTATTACGACGCCAGCCGGCTGGGCATCATTTCACGCAAAGATGCCGGCTTAGCGCCGTTTACCACCCTGGACGCGATATGCGGGAAAACGGCAGGCGCCGGGGCCGGCACCACGCAGGTGACGCGGCTGGAAGAGGCGAGCAAAGCCTGTGAAAGCGCCGGGAAAAAACCGATCAATGTAGCCGTATTCCCGGACCGCCCGGCGGGCGTGCAGGCGGTAGTCAGCGGCCGGGTACCGATGTTTCTTGGTCCGTATGAAGGGTTACTGTGGCAGGCAAAAGTGATTAAGCCGCTGACCCTGAGCGGCGAAATCAGCGTCAAAGACGCGCCGGTGTCGGTGGCCTTCCCGAAAGATTCCGCGCTGGAGCCTGCGGTACAGGCAGCGCTGAATTCGCTGATCAAAGATGGCAGCTATCAGAAGATCCTCGCCAACTGGGGGATCGGTTTTGGTGCGGTCAGTGCCGCAAAACGGAATCAGGAAATCTTTCAATGA
- a CDS encoding amino acid ABC transporter permease produces the protein MSELPSRRDDLKIVAKRYYGRWLSALLVLLGVVAIAHSMMNNPRFEWGVIAENFTGPSILQGVLMTLQLTAITVVLGFAFGTVLALMRLSSNPVLVGVSWVYTWFFRGVPMLVQLFLWYNIAALYPTVSLALPGLGEVWSTPSNALISPFSAAVIALVMHQSAYAAEIVRAGIQSVGRGQLEAARALGYRPAQILRHTILPQAMRAIMPPAGNEIIGQLKTTAVVSVISLQDVLFSAQIIYQRTYEVIPLLLVATLWYLLMTSVLSVGQFYVERYFGRGVTRREKRSLLPSLPRLSGTRTARSVSNG, from the coding sequence ATGAGTGAGCTGCCTTCCCGCCGTGACGATCTGAAAATCGTCGCGAAACGCTACTATGGCCGCTGGCTGAGCGCGCTGCTGGTGTTGCTGGGCGTGGTGGCGATCGCCCACTCAATGATGAACAATCCCCGCTTTGAGTGGGGCGTGATCGCCGAAAACTTTACCGGCCCGTCGATCCTGCAGGGCGTGCTGATGACGCTGCAGCTGACGGCAATCACGGTGGTGCTGGGTTTTGCCTTCGGCACGGTACTGGCGCTGATGCGCCTCTCATCGAATCCGGTGCTGGTGGGCGTCAGCTGGGTTTACACCTGGTTTTTCCGCGGGGTGCCCATGCTGGTGCAGCTGTTCCTCTGGTACAACATCGCGGCGCTTTATCCCACCGTCTCCCTGGCACTGCCGGGGCTGGGGGAGGTGTGGAGCACGCCATCGAACGCGCTTATCAGCCCGTTCAGCGCGGCGGTTATCGCGCTGGTCATGCATCAGTCAGCCTATGCCGCTGAAATTGTGCGGGCCGGCATTCAGAGCGTGGGTCGCGGCCAGCTGGAAGCCGCCCGCGCGCTGGGTTATCGCCCGGCGCAGATTTTGCGCCATACCATTCTGCCGCAGGCGATGCGCGCCATCATGCCGCCGGCTGGCAATGAGATCATCGGTCAGTTGAAAACCACCGCCGTGGTGTCAGTGATCTCGCTGCAGGACGTGCTGTTCTCCGCGCAAATCATCTATCAGCGCACCTATGAAGTGATCCCGCTGCTGCTGGTGGCGACCTTATGGTATCTGCTGATGACTTCGGTGCTTTCGGTGGGGCAGTTTTATGTGGAGCGCTACTTTGGACGCGGCGTCACGCGGCGCGAAAAGCGCAGCCTGCTGCCCTCTCTGCCGCGCCTGAGCGGCACCCGGACAGCCAGGAGCGTGAGCAATGGCTGA
- a CDS encoding amino acid ABC transporter ATP-binding protein: protein MAEAIALRNLTKRFSGVTILDAVDLDLPAGSVTVILGPSGSGKSTLLRCINHLEKPDGGTIRIGGEIIGYRQKGKALHELSSGEIARQRAEIGMVFQQFNLFPHRTVLQNIIDAPMRVKKQSRQQATRKAQSLLQQVGLAGREAEWPQNLSGGQQQRVAIARALAMDPGVMLFDEPTSALDPELVGEVLQVIKQLAHSGITMVIVTHEIGFARKVADNIVFMEGGKIVAAGPAQQVLDDAENHRVRNFIATVL, encoded by the coding sequence ATGGCTGAAGCGATCGCCTTACGTAACCTCACCAAACGCTTTTCCGGCGTCACTATTCTGGATGCGGTAGATCTGGATCTCCCCGCCGGTTCTGTCACGGTGATCCTCGGACCGTCCGGCTCGGGCAAATCCACGCTGCTGCGCTGTATTAACCATCTGGAAAAACCCGATGGTGGCACTATCCGCATCGGCGGCGAAATCATTGGCTACCGGCAGAAAGGCAAGGCGCTGCATGAGTTAAGCAGCGGCGAGATCGCCCGGCAGCGGGCAGAGATCGGCATGGTCTTCCAGCAGTTCAATCTGTTTCCGCACCGCACCGTGCTGCAGAACATCATTGATGCACCGATGCGGGTGAAAAAACAGAGCCGCCAGCAGGCAACCCGCAAAGCGCAGTCGCTGCTGCAGCAGGTGGGGCTGGCGGGCCGCGAAGCCGAGTGGCCACAGAATCTTTCTGGCGGGCAGCAGCAGCGTGTGGCGATTGCGCGCGCGCTGGCGATGGACCCCGGCGTGATGCTGTTTGATGAACCCACATCGGCGCTGGACCCGGAGCTGGTAGGTGAAGTGCTGCAGGTGATCAAACAGCTGGCGCACTCCGGTATCACCATGGTGATCGTCACGCACGAGATCGGCTTTGCGCGCAAAGTGGCGGACAATATTGTCTTCATGGAAGGCGGGAAGATCGTGGCGGCAGGCCCGGCGCAGCAGGTACTGGATGACGCGGAGAACCATCGCGTCAGAAACTTCATTGCAACGGTGCTGTAG
- a CDS encoding molybdopterin-dependent oxidoreductase, which produces MTQKAVMHSAHWGAFTARLQGDRLATQPFQGDPDPSPLLQNFTTALRHPARVTQPMARRGWLEQGPGPDERRGKDEWVALSWDEAYARVADELQRVGDRYGPAGIFGGSYGWSSAGRFHHAQSQVHRFLNTVMGGYVRSVNSYSSGAASVLLPHIVGDMNEIARRGVSWEEIAQHSDIVLAFGGLALKNAQVASGGLSEHTERSFMQQAAQRGTRFISVSPLKTDLPDEAQGEWLALRPGTDAALMLGILSVLLSEKRTDEAFLARYTVGWPQMVAYLRGEEDGTVRDAVWAAAICGVSAAAITRLARQLHGRRVLITVAHALQRAGHGEQPVWLGLVLAAALGQPGLPGGGYTYALGALGHYGKHHNLVSFPALPQGRNGIDRLIPVARIADMLLHPGTQFDYNGRRLTYPHVRLALWAGGNPFHHHQDLARLRQAFCQLDTLIVHESVWTATARHADIVLPATLSLEREDIGAAPTDRHLVAMQPVAEPCGEAQDDYTIFTMLARRLGREQAFTEGRDARGWLQHLYGQLQEKLAAHAVTLPDFATFWQAGVLTLPQLKDGGRLINAFRADPIAAPLPTPSGKIEIYSATIAGFAYPSCPGHPVWLTPPQQPDADHPFWLIANQPATRLHSQLDFGEYSLSGKRQGREQCSLHPDDARRLNIRDGDIIELYNMRGHVLASARVTPHIMPGVVQLPTGAWYDPVDPAARRPLCRHGNPNVLTLDKGTSALTQGCSGQLTVVQVRKYQGELTPVQAFTPPQAVAITGSPAPAATHGDPS; this is translated from the coding sequence ATGACGCAAAAAGCGGTGATGCACAGCGCGCACTGGGGGGCTTTTACTGCCCGGCTACAGGGCGATCGGCTGGCGACGCAACCTTTTCAGGGCGATCCCGATCCCAGCCCGCTGCTGCAGAATTTCACCACGGCGCTGCGCCATCCGGCTCGCGTCACGCAGCCGATGGCACGTCGCGGCTGGCTGGAGCAGGGACCGGGCCCGGATGAGCGGCGCGGAAAGGATGAGTGGGTGGCGCTAAGCTGGGACGAGGCTTATGCGCGGGTGGCGGATGAACTGCAACGCGTGGGCGATCGCTACGGGCCGGCCGGCATATTTGGCGGCTCTTATGGCTGGTCCAGCGCCGGGCGGTTTCATCACGCCCAGAGTCAGGTGCACCGTTTTCTGAATACCGTCATGGGCGGCTATGTACGCTCGGTCAACAGCTACAGCTCCGGCGCCGCCTCGGTGCTGCTGCCGCATATCGTTGGTGACATGAATGAAATTGCGCGCCGCGGCGTCAGCTGGGAGGAGATTGCGCAGCACAGTGACATCGTGCTGGCGTTTGGCGGGCTGGCGCTGAAAAATGCCCAGGTTGCCAGCGGCGGTCTCAGCGAGCACACGGAGCGCAGCTTCATGCAGCAGGCGGCGCAGCGCGGCACGCGCTTTATTTCCGTCAGCCCGCTGAAAACCGATCTGCCGGATGAGGCACAGGGAGAATGGCTGGCGCTGCGGCCCGGCACTGACGCCGCACTGATGCTGGGCATATTGTCAGTGCTGCTGAGCGAAAAACGCACCGACGAGGCGTTTCTGGCGCGGTATACCGTCGGCTGGCCGCAGATGGTGGCCTATCTGCGCGGTGAAGAGGATGGTACGGTGCGCGATGCAGTCTGGGCAGCCGCGATCTGCGGCGTCAGTGCCGCTGCCATCACCCGACTGGCGCGCCAGCTGCATGGCCGGCGCGTGCTGATTACGGTGGCACACGCCCTGCAGCGCGCCGGGCATGGCGAACAGCCGGTCTGGCTGGGACTGGTGCTGGCGGCCGCCCTGGGGCAGCCCGGACTCCCCGGCGGCGGCTATACCTATGCGCTTGGCGCTTTAGGGCACTATGGCAAGCACCACAATCTGGTGAGTTTTCCGGCGTTGCCGCAGGGCCGTAACGGCATAGACCGCCTGATCCCGGTGGCGCGCATCGCCGATATGCTGCTGCATCCCGGTACGCAATTTGACTACAACGGCCGCCGTTTAACCTATCCGCACGTTCGCCTGGCATTGTGGGCAGGCGGTAATCCTTTCCATCATCATCAGGATCTGGCGCGACTGCGTCAGGCGTTTTGTCAGCTGGATACGCTGATCGTGCATGAGAGCGTCTGGACTGCGACCGCGCGGCATGCCGATATCGTGCTGCCTGCCACGCTGTCGCTGGAGCGGGAGGACATCGGCGCCGCACCGACCGATCGGCATCTGGTTGCCATGCAGCCGGTGGCTGAACCCTGTGGCGAAGCCCAGGATGATTACACAATCTTTACCATGCTGGCGCGCCGCCTGGGCCGTGAGCAGGCGTTTACCGAAGGTCGCGATGCACGCGGCTGGCTGCAGCATCTGTATGGGCAGCTGCAGGAGAAGCTGGCGGCGCATGCAGTGACGCTGCCGGACTTTGCTACCTTCTGGCAGGCAGGGGTGCTGACGCTGCCGCAGCTGAAGGACGGCGGGCGCCTGATCAATGCCTTCCGCGCCGATCCGATCGCCGCGCCGCTACCGACGCCGAGCGGCAAAATTGAAATCTACTCCGCGACCATCGCCGGTTTTGCTTATCCCAGCTGTCCGGGGCATCCGGTGTGGCTGACGCCACCGCAGCAGCCCGATGCCGACCATCCGTTCTGGCTGATTGCAAACCAGCCTGCCACGCGTCTGCACAGCCAGCTGGATTTTGGGGAATACAGCCTGAGCGGTAAGCGGCAGGGGCGTGAACAGTGCAGCCTGCATCCGGATGATGCCCGGCGGCTGAATATCCGCGACGGCGACATTATCGAGCTATACAACATGCGCGGGCACGTGCTGGCCAGCGCGCGCGTGACGCCGCACATCATGCCGGGCGTGGTGCAGTTACCCACCGGCGCCTGGTACGATCCGGTGGATCCGGCGGCGCGGCGTCCGCTGTGCCGGCACGGTAACCCCAATGTGCTGACGCTGGACAAAGGGACCTCGGCGCTGACGCAGGGATGCAGCGGGCAGCTTACCGTCGTGCAGGTGCGTAAATATCAGGGCGAACTGACGCCGGTGCAGGCGTTTACGCCGCCGCAGGCGGTTGCCATAACCGGCAGCCCGGCCCCTGCGGCGACGCATGGCGACCCGTCTTAG